The following proteins are co-located in the Tachysurus vachellii isolate PV-2020 chromosome 19, HZAU_Pvac_v1, whole genome shotgun sequence genome:
- the rerea gene encoding arginine-glutamic acid dipeptide repeats protein isoform X2 has product MTADKEKDKERERDRERDRREKARESESSRPRRSCTLEGGAKNYAESEHSEDEENEAAGGTAAPEEATKKSKKKLPKKKSRYERTETGEITSFVTEDDVIYRPGDCVYIESRRPNTPYFICSIQDFKLSKRDHLLMSVKWYYRQSEVPDSVYQHLVQDRNNENDSGRELVITDPVVKSRELFISDYVDTYHTAALRGKCNIAHFSDIFAAREFKPRIDSFFYILGYNPETRRLNSTQGEIRVGPSHQAKLPELQPFPSPGGQVTENEELVWMPGVNDCDLLMYLRAARSMAAFAGMCDGGSTEDGCLAASRDDTTLNALNTLHESSYDAGKALQRLVKKPVPKLIEKCWSEDEVKRFIKGLRQYGKNFFRIRKELLPNKETGELITFYYYWKKTPEAASSRAHRRHRRQPVFRRIKTRTATTPVNTPSRPPSSEFLDLSSASEDDFDSEDSEQELKGYACRHCFTTTSKDWHHGGRENILLCTDCRIHFKKYGELPPIEKPVDPPPFMFKPVKEEEDGLGGKHSMRTRRNRGPMSTLRSGRKKQTASPDGRASPNNEDLRSSGRTSPSAASTSSTDSKMDSVKKPSKKIKEEAPSPMKSAKRQREKGSSDTEESERASAKKSKTQELNRPDSPSECEGEGEVESSDGRSINDEGSDPKDIDQDNRSSSPSIPSPRDNESDSDSSAQQQVLQGQHPPVIQCQTGTLPPAPPSTTTPMPLTSSAAPLPSQVSPSVPTTTVPPQQIASHIQSGAALHPPRLPSPHSPLQAIHQPPVPSQSGPQALQPQLHGPMPPMGHPLQAGSHMSHPHASLPPQNFPLPQSQVPPSPMSSQVQASSLSQQQPTPHTPPSQSTSSQSGTQPPREQPLPPAPMSMPHIKPPPTTPIPQMQNPQTHKHPPHLSAPQFPQKPPNLPPLPALKPLSSLSTHHPPSAHPPPLQPMPQPPAAQPPVLTQSQNHVPPPAPPLPSPSTAPSHSSSSQPPFPPHPFIPGASAALPPSSVPSSVAGPLAALQQPPSSISMPLPASISTPCSGPSSVPAVQIKEEPLDEAEEPESPPPPQRSPSPEPTIVNTPSHASQSARFYKYLDRGYNTCARTDFYFTPLPSSKLAKKREEALEKAKREAEQRAREEKEKEREREKEREREREREKEAERAAKASSSSHEGRLGEPQMAGPAHMRPPFDATPATIATVPPYIGPDTPALRTLSEYARPHVMSPTNRNHPFFMPLNPAEPLLAYHMPGLYNADPGMRERELREREIREREIRERELRMKPGFEVKPADLDNLHPSANPMEHFARHGPIGLPPMAGHPFATFHPGLNHLERERLALANPQLRPEMSYSERLAAERLHAERIANDPIARLQMFNVTPHHHQHSHIHSHLHLHQQDPLHQGSGAHPLVDPLAAGPHLTRFPYPPGAIPNPLLGQPPHEHEMLRHPVFGTSYPRELPGGLPPPMSAAHQLQAMHAQSAELQRLAMEQQWLQSHHHMHGGPLPGQEDYYSRLKKESDKQL; this is encoded by the exons AGTAAACGGGACCATCTGTTAATGAGTGTGAAATGGTACTACCGCCAGTCCGAGGTACCCGACTCTGTCTACCAGCACCTAGTACAGGACCGCAACAACGAGaacg acTCGGGTCGGGAACTGGTCATCACTGACCCTGTAGTAAAAAGCAGAGAGCTCTTCATCTCAGACTACGTGGACACGTACCATACAGCAGCCCTTAG AGGAAAATGTAACATCGCCCACTTCTCTGACATTTTTGCTGCCAGGGAGTTCAAACCACGAATCGACTCCTTCTTCTACATTTTAGGATATAACCCAGAGACTAG GCGATTGAACAGCACCCAAGGGGAGATTCGAGTAGGTCCCAGTCACCAG GCCAAGCTCCCAGAGCTGCAGCCTTTCCCCTCTCCCGGAGGCCAAGTGACCGAAAATGAGGAGCTGGTCTGGATGCCGGGGGTCAATGACTGTGACCTGCTCATGTACCTGCGGGCAGCCAG gagcATGGCAGCGTTTGCGGGGATGTGTGATGGAGGCTCGACAGAGGACGGGTGCTTGGCTGCCTCACGGGATGACACTACACTCAATGCATTAAACACT CTTCATGAAAGCAGCTATGATGCCGGGAAAGCGCTGCAGCGTCTGGTGAAGAAGCCTGTCCCCAAGCTAATTGAGAAGTGCTGGTCCGAAGACGAAGTG AAACGGTTCATAAAAGGACTGAGACAGTACGGCAAAAACTTCTTCAGGATTCGGAAAGAGCTGCTACCGAACAAGGAAACG GGAGAGTTGATAACTTTTTACTATTACTGGAAGAAAACCCCTGAGGCTGCTAGCTCCCGAGCCCACCGTAGACACCGAAGGCAGCCTGTCTTCCGTCGGATCAAGACTCGCACAGCAACCACACCTGTTAACACTCCTTCCCGACCACCTTCCAGCGAATTTT TGGACCTAAGCTCAGCCAGTGAAGATGACTTTGACAGTGAAGACAGCGAACAGGAGCTGAAAGGCTACGCCTGCCGCCACTGTTTTACCACCA CCTCTAAGGACTGGCACCACGGGGGGCGAGAGAATATCCTACTGTGCACCGACTGCCGCATTCATTTCAAGAAGTACGGTGAGCTGCCCCCAATAGAGAAGCCTGTGGACCCTCCACCGTTTATGTTCAAACCCGTcaaagaggaagaggatggGCTCGGCGGGAAGCATAGCATGAGGACTCGACGGAACCGCGGGCCG ATGTCGACACTACGAAGTGGCCGGAAGAAGCAGACAGCCAGCCCTGATGGCAGAGCCTCACCCAACAATGAGGACCTACGCTCAAGTGGTCGTACCTCACCCAGCGCAGCCAGCACGTCCAGTACTGATAGCAAGATGGACTCAGTGAAAAAACCCAGCAAG AAAATAAAGGAGGAGGCACCATCACCTATGAAGAGTGCCAAACGGCAGAGAGAGAAGGGATCCTCAGACACAGAAGAGTCTGAAAGGGCCAGTGCTAAGAAGTCAAAGACTCAG gagtTGAATCGGCCTGACTCACCCTCAGAATGTGAGGGAGAAGGGGAGGTTGAAAGCTCAGATggccgcagcataaatgacGAGGGCAGCGACCCCAAGGACATTGACCAGGACAACCGCAGCTCATCTCCCAGCATTCCAAGCCCGCGTGACAATGAGAGTGACTCAGATTCGTCAGCGCAACAGCAGGTCCTCCAGGGCCAGCACCCTCCCGTAATCCAGTGCCAGACGGGCACATTGCCTCCTGCCCCGCCTTCCACCACAACGCCTATGCCCCTGACATCAAGTGCAGCTCCACTCCCTTCACAAGTGTCTCCATCTGTGCCCACTACCACAGTTCCTCCACAACAGATTGCTTCGCACATTCAGTCCGGAGCAGCACTTCATCCTCCAAGGTTGCCTTCTCCTCATTCGCCCTTGCAGGCCATCCATCAACCTCCTGTACCCTCTCAGAGTGGCCCACAAGCTCTACAGCCTCAGCTGCATGGCCCCATGCCTCCAATGGGCCATCCTCTGCAGGCAGGGTCTCACATGTCTCATCCTCATGCTTCCTTACCTCCACAGAATTTCCCTCTTCCTCAGTCTCAGGTCCCTCCTTCCCCAATGTCATCCCAGGTTCAGGCTTCATCACTTTCCCAGCAGCAGCCAACGCCTCACACTCCTCCATCGCAGTCCACATCTTCCCAGAGTGGCACTCAGCCCCCACGGGAACAGCCCTTACCTCCTGCGCCCATGTCCATGCCTCACATAAAGCCTCCACCTACCACCCCCATCCCGCAGATGCAAAACccccagacacacaaacatccgCCACACCTTTCAGCTCCACAGTTTCCTCAGAAGCCACCCAACCTGCCTCCACTGCCTGCCCTAAAGCCTCTAAGTTCTCTTTCTACGCATCATCCACCCTCTGCCCATCCACCCCCATTACAGCCCATGCCTCAGCCTCCGGCTGCCCAGCCGCCCGTACTCACACAGTCCCAAAACCATGTGCCTCCTCCAGCTCCACCACTTCCCTCACCCTCAACTGCTCCTTCACACTCTTCATCTTCACAGCCACCCTTCCCTCCTCATCCATTCATCCCAGGAGCCTCAGCTGCTCTGCCGCCTTCCTCTGTTCCTTCTTCTGTGGCAGGACCCCTGGCAGCACTGCAGCAGCCCCCCTCATCCATCTCCATGCCCCTACCTGCTTCAATCAGTACACCCTGCTCAGGTCCCTCCTCCGTGCCAGCCGTGCAGATTAAAGAGGAGCCTCTGGATGAGGCTGAGGAACCTGAGAGCCCACCACCTCCACAGAGGAGTCCCTCACCAGAGCCCACAATCGTCAACACACCAAGTCATGCCAGCCAGTCTGCACG GTTCTATAAGTATCTCGACCGAGGCTACAACACATGTGCAAGAACTGATTTCTACTTTACTCCACTGCCATCGTCCAAGCTGGCTAAAAAACGTGAGGAAGCACTGGAGAAAGCAAAGAGGGAAGCAGAGCAGAGAGCAcgggaggagaaagaaaaagagagggaaagggagaaagagagggaaagagagcgtGAACGGGAGAAAGAGGCTGAGCGAGCTGCG AAGGCATCCAGTTCTTCTCATGAAGGCAGACTGGGTGAACCTCAAATGGCAGGGCCAGCTCACATGCGGCCACCCTTTGACGCCACTCCAGCCACCATCGCTACTGTGCCACCCTATATTGGCCCAGACACGCCAGCCCTGCGCACGCTAAGTGAATATGCTCGACCCCATGTCATGTCACCCACCAACCGTAACCACCCATTCTTTATGCCTCTAAACCCAGCTGAGCCTCTGCTGGCCTACCACATGCCAGGATTGTACAATGCTGACCCTGGAATGCGTGAGCGTGAACTAAGAGAACGTGAGATACGTGAACGTGAGATCCGTGAAAGGGAACTAAGGATGAAACCAGGCTTTGAGGTCAAACCAGCTGACCTGGACAATCTGCATCCCTCAGCCAACCCCATGGAGCACTTTGCCCGCCATGGCCCGATTGGATTGCCTCCCATGGCAGGCCACCCATTTGCCACTTTTCACCCTGGACTGAACCATCTGGAGCGCGAGCGCCTTGCCCTGGCCAACCCCCAGCTACGGCCCGAGATGTCCTACTCGGAGCGTCTGGCTGCCGAGCGTCTGCATGCCGAGAGGATAGCCAACGACCCCATCGCCAGGCTGCAGATGTTCAATGTGACACCGCACCATCACCAGCACTCGCACATCCATTCGCACCTCCACCTGCACCAGCAGGACCCACTGCACCAAG GTTCTGGGGCCCATCCCCTAGTTGATCCCCTGGCTGCTGGACCACACCTGACCCGCTTCCCATACCCACCTGGAGCCATCCCAAACCCTCTGCTCGGCCAGCCACCACACGAGCACGAGATGCTGCGGCACCCTGTATTCG GTACTTCATACCCTAGAGAACTGCCTGGGGGTTTGCCTCCGCCAATGTCAGCAGCACACCAGCTGCAGGCTATGCATGCTCAGTCTGCAGAGCTGCAGAGACTGGCCATGGAGCAACAGTGGCTTCAAAGTCACCACCACATGCACGGAGGGCCTCTGCCTGGTCAGGAGGACTACTACAG CCGGTTAAAGAAGGAGAGCGATAAGCAGCTGTGA